From Saccharothrix espanaensis DSM 44229, the proteins below share one genomic window:
- a CDS encoding IclR family transcriptional regulator: MRTPAHRVRSTTRPTTRSATPSATPSAARSVARTPGRAVSVQRKAGSGPACQTGRVSVPKSILGRAFTLLAVFTAERPSATLSELSRHSGLPLSTTHRLVRELVAWRALERDADGRFTIGLRLWELGVLSPGALDLRDRALPYLEDLFEVTHHNVQLAIRDELEVVYVERLAAKDAVSVLTRMGSRMPLHATGVGLVLLAHAPHDVQEQAIQTPLKRFTKHTIGTPKALRETLAAVRRDGYAISDRQIEPITYSVAAPVRGPDGDVVAAVSVVVPLDTRTDTVLPAVRACGRAISRSLGWQTPPHT, encoded by the coding sequence ATGCGAACTCCAGCGCACAGGGTGAGGTCCACCACACGACCAACCACACGATCCGCCACACCATCCGCCACACCATCCGCCGCACGATCCGTCGCACGCACCCCCGGACGGGCTGTTTCCGTTCAGCGGAAGGCCGGGAGCGGGCCGGCCTGCCAGACTGGCCGGGTGTCAGTCCCCAAGTCCATCCTCGGCCGGGCGTTCACGCTGCTCGCCGTGTTCACCGCGGAACGCCCGTCGGCCACGCTCTCCGAGCTGAGCCGCCACTCCGGCCTCCCGCTGAGCACCACGCACCGCCTGGTCCGGGAACTCGTCGCGTGGCGCGCGCTGGAACGCGACGCCGACGGCCGCTTCACGATCGGCCTGCGGCTGTGGGAGCTGGGCGTGCTCTCCCCCGGCGCGCTGGACCTGAGGGACCGCGCCCTGCCCTACCTGGAGGACCTCTTCGAGGTCACCCACCACAACGTGCAACTGGCCATCCGGGACGAGCTGGAGGTCGTCTACGTGGAGCGCCTGGCCGCCAAGGACGCGGTCAGCGTGCTGACCCGGATGGGCTCCCGGATGCCGCTGCACGCCACCGGAGTCGGCCTCGTGCTGCTCGCGCACGCCCCGCACGACGTGCAGGAGCAGGCGATCCAGACCCCGCTCAAGCGGTTCACCAAGCACACCATCGGCACGCCCAAGGCCCTGCGCGAAACCCTGGCCGCCGTCCGCCGCGACGGCTACGCCATCTCCGACCGCCAGATCGAGCCGATCACCTACTCCGTCGCCGCCCCGGTCCGGGGTCCGGACGGCGACGTCGTGGCCGCGGTCTCCGTCGTCGTCCCGCTCGACACCCGCACCGACACCGTGCTGCCCGCCGTACGCGCCTGTGGCCGCGCCATCTCCCGTTCCCTGGGCTGGCAAACACCACCCCACACCTGA
- the atpD gene encoding F0F1 ATP synthase subunit beta, whose product MSDMSATATTTRTGRVVRVIGAVVDVEFPRDSVPELFNALHVEITFEAVAKTLTLEVAQHLGDNLVRTISMQPTDGLVRGATVSDTGHAIQVPVGDVVKGHVFNALGECLDVPGLGRDGEQWGIHRKAPAFDQLEGKTEILETGIKVIDLLTPYVKGGKIGLFGGAGVGKTVLIQEMITRIAREFSGTSVFAGVGERTREGTDLLLEMEEMGVLGDTALVFGQMDEPPGTRMRVALSALTMAEYFRDVQNQDVLLFIDNIFRFTQAGSEVSTLLGRMPSAVGYQPTLADEMGELQERITSTRGRSITSLQAIYVPADDYTDPAPATTFAHLDATTELSRPISQKGIYPAVDPLSSSSRILEPSIVGEEHYRVAQEVKRILQKYKELQDIIAILGMDELSEEDKVLVGRARRLERFLGQNFIVAEKFTGQKGSFVPIKDTIEAFDRVCKGEFDHLPEQAFFSCGGLDDVEANAKKLAGK is encoded by the coding sequence CCACCCGCACCGGCCGTGTGGTCCGGGTGATCGGTGCCGTCGTCGACGTGGAGTTCCCGCGTGACTCGGTGCCCGAGCTGTTCAACGCCTTGCACGTCGAGATCACCTTCGAAGCGGTGGCCAAGACGCTGACCCTGGAGGTCGCCCAGCACCTGGGCGACAACCTGGTCCGCACCATCTCGATGCAGCCGACCGACGGCCTGGTCCGCGGCGCGACCGTGTCCGACACGGGCCACGCCATCCAGGTGCCGGTGGGCGACGTCGTCAAGGGCCACGTGTTCAACGCGCTGGGCGAGTGCCTGGACGTCCCCGGCCTCGGCCGCGACGGTGAGCAGTGGGGCATCCACCGCAAGGCCCCCGCGTTCGACCAGCTCGAGGGCAAGACCGAGATCCTGGAAACGGGCATCAAGGTCATCGACCTGCTGACCCCGTACGTCAAGGGCGGCAAGATCGGCCTGTTCGGCGGCGCGGGCGTGGGCAAGACGGTGCTCATCCAGGAGATGATCACCCGGATCGCCCGCGAGTTCTCCGGCACGTCGGTGTTCGCCGGCGTCGGCGAGCGCACCCGTGAGGGCACCGACCTCCTGCTGGAGATGGAGGAGATGGGCGTTCTCGGCGACACCGCGCTCGTCTTCGGCCAGATGGACGAGCCGCCCGGCACGCGCATGCGCGTCGCGCTGTCCGCGCTGACGATGGCGGAGTACTTCCGCGACGTCCAGAACCAGGACGTGCTGCTGTTCATCGACAACATCTTCCGGTTCACCCAGGCCGGTTCCGAGGTGTCGACCCTGCTGGGCCGCATGCCGTCGGCCGTGGGCTACCAGCCGACGCTGGCCGACGAGATGGGCGAGCTCCAGGAGCGCATCACGTCGACCCGAGGCAGGTCGATCACGTCGCTGCAGGCCATCTACGTGCCCGCGGACGACTACACCGACCCCGCCCCGGCGACCACCTTCGCCCACCTGGACGCGACGACGGAGCTCTCCCGTCCGATCTCGCAGAAGGGCATCTACCCGGCGGTGGACCCGCTGTCCTCGTCGTCCCGGATCCTGGAGCCCTCCATCGTGGGCGAGGAGCACTACCGGGTCGCGCAGGAGGTCAAGCGGATCCTGCAGAAGTACAAGGAACTGCAGGACATCATCGCCATCCTGGGCATGGACGAGCTCTCCGAGGAGGACAAGGTCCTCGTCGGCCGGGCCCGCCGGCTGGAGCGCTTCCTGGGCCAGAACTTCATCGTCGCCGAGAAGTTCACCGGCCAGAAGGGCTCGTTCGTCCCGATCAAGGACACGATCGAGGCGTTCGACCGGGTCTGCAAGGGCGAGTTCGACCACCTCCCGGAGCAGGCGTTCTTCTCCTGCGGCGGGCTCGACGACGTCGAGGCCAACGCCAAGAAGCTGGCCGGCAAGTAA